AAATCGAAGAACTTGAATCCACTTTATTTTGAATCGTAGTGATCAAATCCGCGGTCTCCTTCATGGTGAACATTCACAAGATTCCTAAGATTCCAgtagtcaatcaatcaatcaatcatatttttattgctatcaaaacaattttagattttatttggaAAACGTCAATAAATAAGCTAAAACTCCTGCAGTTTTGCTACTCTACGATTCATTCACTGCTCgctaacatacattaaattacattacattccACTCTCTCATTCATACAcggcttcagtatcggtactaagttacgaaaaattctagtggtcccagcggcgtaacatgaactTCATCTACAGAGTTTAAAACGCTTCAGACACTAACAAgtcctttaatcgagctttaTATACGGGGTTGGGTTGTTGACATTTCTTATGGtctcagggagattattaattaatctgacacatacaaaataatttggttgggggggggggtggggggggggagggggggggggcggggtGGTGGTTTGTTGTGGGGTGGTGTGGGGGGTTGGGATTTGGTATAGGGAGGTGGAATTAGAAGAGTGGTGTAGTTGGGATCAGCTACGGAGCTAACTTAAATCATTGAAAACTCTGGCTTCTGAACaacttttttacaacttttacttTGTTAATCTCTGAGCTTCTTCGGCCTTCATTGCATTcgaattttcagactctgaaggGAAGGTGTGAGTAGCAGGTATGATCCATAGTCTTGATGATGTTGCGCGCCGATGAGCGGCGCGTGCATCCCGCTGACCATAGTCGAGATAGGTCTTTTGTATAGGTATTTTAGAGCGCTCGGAGTTCTACCAGTAGTATCAGGTCAGGCACGACAATCTCCCAACCACCGGCACGATCTCGGAATCGCGAGAGACGAGGCGTTCTAGTAGGTCGCGGAGTCTACGTATCGCCAGCGTCGACATGGGTGAGAGAGTGTCCTAGGATGGTATGTGCAGGCATCAAGAGTACCACCGCGTGGGGGTCAAGCGAAATGCGCGTAGACTAGTGACACTGCGACGTGGTAGAGATTCCCGGGGCTGTAGAGATGGTATCGTCTGGTGGGGGGTGGGGCTCGAGGATGAGAGGGATGGAATTGGTGGTGCGGGATTGGGTCGATAGCGCGATCAGTCATTCGGATTTTGAGTTGAGCTGAGTGTCACTATTGACGGAGCTGCTGCACGCGTCAGGTAGTGGGGAGTCAGCGGATGAATGGTGTCTTTGGGGATGAATTATCGTAGGGGTGTGTGGACGTGAAAGTGAGGATCTGTTACGAGTCGGGAGGATAGTACGAGTTAGAGTATAGCGCATAGTATGACGTTACGTGTGATCGGCGGAGCGATAGAGTCTCGCCGGGGGTGGCACACATATATCGACAGGAGGGGGAGGGAGGCATGGCGGCGGGGGAGTGGGGGGTGCGGGGGGTCGGGGGGGGACGGGGGGGGATGGGGGCATGATGTGAGGAGGGGGGGTAGGATTTGGGCGATTGGGGGGGGTTGGGGGAGGGGGGAAACTAGATGTTTGGAGTAGATACATCGTAGTACGATATGGCCCTAGATCGAAGTTCTCAAAACAGGAGGAAGAGATGCTGAGTTTAGGGCGCTCAGTGACTTATGTCCTGATCAGTTAGGTCTAGGGCAGGGTTTTTCGCGCTTTGCTACTTTAGACATATCGAGATACAGAGTGAGGTTAGTATTAGAGACACGTTATATTACAAGTGTGCACATCAAAGGTGTGGTGATATTGTCATTCTTGAGTATGGCGGAGTTTTGCGACGGAGCGTAGATCTAGAGAGACGGCAGTTATCAGGGGGAGTTGGATATATATGCTATGATGTCGAGTAGTCAGAGCGTGTGATGACTGTATGATTGTGATTGTTTCGGGTAATGTGTGGGGGGGAGGGCGTTGGGGGGGTGCTGAGTGGAGTGGGGGAGTGGGGGAGGGGCAGGGGTGTGGATATTAAATCACAACTTGGTGGGTgcgccggggggggggggggaggggatgATTGTACAGTTCTGGGAGGGATATCATTTCCCCCTTTTTATGGCAGTGCTTAGCGGCGGTCGGGCGGGTGGATATTGTGAGATTACATGCTGGCATCTTAATCAAGGGTAAAACGAATATACAAGACGCTGGGTGGTGGGAGTCACTGAGCGAGAGCGCGAGCTGTGTACTACGAGGTTGTGGTGATCGATTAGTATATTATAGTGGGGGTGAGGCATGTCAGGTATTCCCACTACTTACATCCAAACGTAGAGGTTAACAAATACCACCAAAAAGAGTGGTAATTGTAGTGGGCTGGGGTTTTAGGACCTCGCTTGGTCTGTGTGGACTTGACGTCTTAGATGATGTAGTGGTGATACTTCTGGTGTACATGGTTGTGTGTTGCGTAGGACAGACATGAGGGATGTGGTCTATCTTATTTTGGGGGGAGGATGTAGGGTATATATAAGGGGGGGCACAGGGGGATTGTGTTAGTGGATATTAAAGAGGAGGCGATAGTTCTAGGCGCCAGATGAGCACTGTTGGATTAGTTCATTTGGACAACTGGGATTGGAGGCAGCTCTGGATGTGATGTATTGGGGTACTCTCAGAGATTATATGGCGATATCTTAGCGGTGAGTAACAATGATAGTTTGTGTGCTGGAGGGGTGATCTACAATAGATATATATGGGAGATATGCATATCACTGTCTGGTTAGTCTAGACAAGGGGGTTAGGGTCTGAGTGTGTGTGGGGCATGGATGTACGTTCACTTGGTTAAAGCATTTTGATGTTAAGTTGGGGCATGGTCTCTATCGCGATGAGGAGATTGTGATCTGCTGGAGTATTTTATAGGTATGTGACAATATAGGGTGGTCTGTATCGTTGTAGACTATCATGAGGTGGATGTTTGTCAACAATTTTATTAGAGGGAAGGGGTTTGGTATGGGCTACAGGTGAGAGGGTGGATAGGCATTTTAAATTTGCAGTCAGCTATTGGGAAAGTGTGAATCATTTTAGGTGTTGGAGAGTCGTGGTGTGATGTACGGTGATGGACTTAGAGACTGGGGGAGGGTAGTGTGGGGGTAGCTTCATATTCATCGTGTGTGAGTGGAGGATGACACATGTTGAGTGGTAGTGGCGGTGGGGGTAGGTGGTTGGGTAGTGGGTGTCAGAGGGTGTGGGAGAGTGTTTGTGTGAGTGTGGGGTGTGTTTGGGTGGTGAGCTTCTGTGTGGGGGATTAATACTTAGAGTGACTTATCCATACTGACGAAGTGTTTGGGAGTCTTCCAAGACGTTTTACGAGATTAGTCGGCAGGTAGACGGTATGAGTGTATTTTTAGAAGGTGAGGTGTGATCATATACCTTTCCCCCCGGAGGGTGATGTGGGTGTGTAGGAGGGGCTGTGTAGGAGTCGTAGTGAGGGGTGACTTTATGGAGTAGACTGACATTAGTGTCGTATGGTCTGAGCAATTTCTAGTTGGGGGTATATGGAGTGACGACACGGTGGTGAGGTAAAGCGTATATTTCTGGGAGTGGATGTATGGTTGTCATATTTTGGGGTGGCCCAAACGGATGAGGATTTCTGGTCTGAGTATTAGATGACAGAGAGAGAGTGGTTAGGGGTTGGTGGGGAGTGGGAGGTGGTTTTTTATAAGGGGGGGTGTGACTAGGAGTGGTTCATATTGACGAGGTATATCATGGTACGTATTTTGAGGATTGATATGGTGGACATACTCATGACTGTGAGTGTGTGTTGTGGGGGATGGTGGTGGAGTATTTGAAGTAGGGTGATGGTGAGTTTAGGTCAGTGATGTCTGATGGAGAGGAGGGGTTGTTATCTCGTATGGAGGTGTTGTGTTCTGTGGGGCTGGTTTGTAGAGTAGGGTAGTCAAGTGTTTTGTAATGGGGGAAAAGGGTGAGCATACAGGTGTGGGGGTGttagtatattaaattgtaatgggATGAGACTGTATTTTTATGATGAGTAGGTGGTGTTGGGGGGGTGGAGGTTGCAGGGATGATTTGTGTTGGGGAGCTAATGTAGGACTCTTTTGGGATTTTAAAGGTGGGGTATGTGACAGAGATGATATTGGAATAGGGGGAAGGGGAAGATGATGGGGGTTTGGTGAGATATTGGACTTGGGATATCATGGTGGGGGGGAAGGGTAGAGACATGAGGGGGAAGGAGGACCTAACTTGTGGGGGGTACTTATGAATTcttatctattatattatatctatgatAGTGGGTTTGGAGAGGAAGGGGGTATGGTGAGGATGGTTGAAATAATCTATCAATGGACAGGGTAGATGGAGTGCAAAATAGATCGGGGGGGCGAGGTCTAAGTGTGTATTGTACTGGAATACATCTGGTTGGAGGAGGAGGATGGTGGAGAACAGCTGAGGGGGGTTTATTTTTTGGGGTTCAAATATGTATGTCTTTTCGGTGGAGATTAGGAGTTGGGAGGGAGTAAGCAGGTGATTAGAGGGGGGATAGTGGGGTGGTGTGACGTTAGGTCTGGAGGAAAATGTTCGGTTGTGGGATGGGTGGAAATTCTAGATACACATGAGTAGGGTTGGTGGGTAGGGGTATACAGAAGATGATTATGTGGGAATAGATTGGGGGCGAGTTAAAAGGGGAGGGAATTGGTGGGGTGATGGGGTGACAGTGTAGTGGGTGAAGGAGAGTTGTAGTGTTAGTGGAGTATTAAAGAATCGGATGGTTGGCGAGATGGTGTGTTGTATTCTACTTATTCTGGTGTGACAGGTAGGTTGGGAGGGGTGGGCGATGTGTATAGGGAGCGGAGCTGGAGTGTGTGATCAATGTGGGATATGAGCAATTTGGGGGGGTGGAGGTTAGGGTGTAATAAGAGTGAGTAGGGGAGTGTTGTGGTGGTATTGAGAGAGAATATACTATGATTTACAGTATTCTGGATATGGATTTGTATGGCGAGTATGGAGGAGCATACGTTGGAGGAGAGACGGTTGTGGAGGTGGGATGGGGGGGGCGTGGAGGGGGCGGGAGGTATAGTTGGTATGgggtatgttttaaaaaaatttggatatTTGAGATCTATATTAGTGAGATTTCACTACGATGGGTGATTAGAACATGGGACAAGAAGGAGGACAGTCTGTGGTGATAGTGATAGGGGATGTAGAATATTTTTTGGGGGTAGACAGCACACTATAAGTTGAAGGGATGAGGGCAGGTTAAAATGACTGAGGAGGGGGGGGATTAGGGGATTAGTGGGGGGGTTGTGATTGTGGGTGTTGTCGGATGTGTTGACCTCTAGGTAGTAGACATAGTCACGTTAGGAGTTTCTATGGAGGAGAGATGAGATTAGTCTGGCGGGGTACATAGGTAAGATTAGAGGGGTTTGTATAGTGAAAATCTGATACTGTGGGTTTGAGGTTGTTGGGGGGTGATGTGGATTTATATATGAAGGGTAGAGTTTGAGGTAGACGTTAGGTGATAGGGTAGATCTGGTTTAGTTGATCGTGTACAGGACTATGTACAGTTGTAGATTTAGGACGACTATTTATTTGGGAGGTATGTCAGGGTGGAATGAAGTTTTGAGAGAGAGTGTACTCTGTAGTGACATGTGGTTGGTGTGGGGGGGAAAAGGGTGTAATTTTAGGGGTTGGGGGTTGGAGGATGTGTGGTTGGGGTGTGGGGGTTTGGGGTATGATAATTTGGGGTTAATGGATGGGATGGGGGGGttattaattatgtgttttaattaaaaattgggggggggaATAATAGGTGAGGAGATGGATGGACAATGATATGACAGTGTAGCATACGGAGAGGCTAGTAGTGTATAGGGTTTTAGGTAATTCTAGTGTAGGGGGAGTGGATGTGGTGTCATGGGTTCTGCATGTGTGGAGTGGAGGTGTTGGTATGTGTGTATGTGCGAGAGGCATTGTGAGGTTTGTGGTTTGCATTGtgtggggtgggggtggggggggtggtgGGGTGTTAAAGTTGGGGAAGTTTAGTACAAATCAATGTAGGTTGAGAACTTGTGGGGTTTTTAAATGGGTTATGGGAGGTGGGTTGAGGGGGGGTGGGGCGAGGTTCGGAGTGTGTGTTTATTAGGGAATGTATGGGGGGTTTATAGATGGGGAAGGtgtgtttattttaaaggagtgttggttgttttaatttatgtggTAGAGTGGAGAGAGATAGTGGGGTTTTGATGTGGGAGGTTTTGGGAGTGCTGAGTgcaagagagagagagggaggtgGTGTGGGTTATTTTATGGTATATTAAGGGTTGTTTGGTGGTAAGATTGGGGAGGTGAGAGATTTGTGTTCATTAGGGATCGCGTGTTAGAGTGATGAAGTGTTTTACGTGAGTGGAGGATGATGGGGCACCGAGTGTGAGGGTAGTAGAGTGGTGAGTGGTGATAATTTCTCGGTTATGTATTAGTGTAGATCTAGTTTTAGCTGTGGTCTTCTGAGGACTCTAGAGGGGAAATAATAGTGAGATTGTGGGGTTAACATTTAGGGAGTTTGGGTACAAGGTGGAGATATGGGGGACGAATTTCAGATGTGGGGGATGGACACACACAGAGGAGTGACTGTAGTGACGTGAGTGGTGGAGGGGGGGGTGTGAGGTGTTAAGTGGGTGATTGGGTCATGACTCATGGGGGGagtggtggaggggggggggggggtggtgggggggtggGTAGTATTGATATGGGGTACAGTGTTTTAGGGTGTAGAGGTGAGAGGGATTTATAGGGGGAAGTGGTGTTGGTTAGAAAAGGAGGTGGGGTGTGTGTTTGAGAGGTGTTTGCTTGTAGGGAGTGTGTTTGTGTAGGGTAGTATGATATTGTGAGGGGTTTGGTACTAGAGTGAGTATTGGTGAGGTGTGTATTATGCGATGTGACATAGGTTAGGTGGTGACGTGTGGGGTGAGTTTGAGCGTTGTGTAGAGGGGAGGGTGAGGAGATTACTATACACTACAGTTGAGAGGTAGGGTCGATCGGGGCAGGGAGTCGATGGTCAATGTTGGGTGTGTAAAATTTATGAGGTTATTGTATAGGTGACATGTGATTTGTACTGGTGGATTTGGGGGGTTTGAGTGTCACTTTTTGTTTGATTGACAAGGTGATGGGGTGCAATGTAGTGAGATATGGGAGTTGGGACGATGGAGTGGCCGAGAGGTGTGATATCGTGAGGGGCGAGAGTGTCATTGTAATTTTTTGGAGTGTGGTGGGGGAGTGAAGGAGAGTATTGGTGTGTAGTGAGGAAAGGTATGTTTGATAGAGACTGATGGTGGTGGGTTGGTGGTGGGGGGGCGTGGGGTTTGTTACCAAACATTTCATCATTTGTctatataattcatatattacAGAGTTTTTctgttagttattatattatgataAGATATATGTTTTTTGATAAGGTATGTCGTAGATTGTGTCTCTGGGTATGTGCTGTAGAGATCTTGAGTGTATATATTCTGCTTAGAGATGGTTGTGTGATCATTAGGGTGCGCGTGTATATATGGGGGTAGAGTCGGAGTATGAGAATACAAACGATTGAGTAGGATATTGACAGCCAAAATCTTTAGGGTCAGAGATGTGTAGAGATTGTCATGACTGGAGACACTATGGGAGCCTGTCAGTGTATAAAGGTGAGTCACGTCTCTGAGGGTAGAACAATGAGATATCTGATCTGGTTAAATGGGTGTTGTAGGCGCAGGGACGGATGTGCACGGTGTCACTTTCCTTTCTAGCTGATGGACTCTCTTATGTACTTGTAATATTGCGCAGGTGGATAGGGCAGGGAGAGTTCTAAGAGTACACACACATTACTTAAGGAATAGTCTTGAGCATGCATAGTTGAGGTTACGAGCTTGACTCTAGGGAGGGGGCTATATAGGAGAAGTGCGTGAGTCGGGGTGGGAGGTTGTTGGGGGATGACGGGAGTGGTGGTATGGCGGAGTGGTGGTGTGGGGATGGGGTGTTGTTGGAGAGCGTGGACACAGTGGTAGATATTCGAGGGGTTGAGAGGGAGATGTATGAGAAGAGTGAGTGTATGGGAATATGTGGGTTGATTTTTGTGATTCTTTAGGGATTAAGGTGATGGGAATGGGGGATCGTGTTCGGGAAATGATTAAGCGGttgatttatgtttaatattgtagGAATTGATTTTTATATGTAGAAGTATTTAGGCGGTTCACACTATTTGTCTGTTGCGCCCGGGGTAAACCTTTCGTAATGGGACACTAAAGACCTGCAAACCCTGCTAAAAGTGGTCAAAGAAATTAGAATAGAGTTTCCATACGAGAACAAATATAGATAATTCAAAGGAATCAGGGAGTAGGGTGGTGATGACCCACCTTTAGCGGATAATTTATGTTCCCTTCACTAATAATTATAATGGTAAAAGAACTGTGTACTACAGCTGATTTTGATATCAAACTATTAAAAGAAGTTATAGTACCGCTGTTTTGCCTAACACTTAAAGGTTGGTATGGACTTGTCATGTTAAGACTTTTGGCATTTTGTGTTCACTGGTAAATAAAATGCTGTAGAGTATAATAATAatctggtaaatttaaaaataattgtgttaaaactgaaagtaataaacttaaaatgtgtaaagattgtaaatgtgttttaaattttggaatgaTAAAAACAGGACACCTACATTTGCTTATCATTATAAATCCGATGGCGAGCTGCTGTCGAGCTAGCTATTCATAGTACATACCATAGGATAAAACAATATAGTCCAGTAGTAAACCTAATTCACTATAGATAACCAAACAGGTATTACGGTTTAACTTTCGTGAGCTCTTATTGCGTTTAACTCCTTTCATTCATAGTAAAGATATATTGATGTTGTAATTAATTGGGCTTTCTTATTAAACcaactaaatactaaatatttattttaaatttaggaaatatttctacTTTGGTAAAATCTTAAGGTCATTATCGTACCATTTCGAATAAATTCTTTACAGAGGGGTAAGGGCATTTGCagttaagaatttaataaattgtcTAGAACCTACTATCCATACACGAACATAGGTTGACGTATGATATATGTTATTATTGGTAATATAATAAACGCTCAAACGCTAATGATAAAACCTACGAGATAAAAGTTTCATctgcataaatattaaaaatgggcCAGCTGCTGATCTTATTGTAAGATCTACATCTGTATTAAAAATCATTGGTTATGTTCCCAGGGTCACCGTTGGAAGAGTTAAGCTGGTATTAACTTACACATACTTTAAACAGTGAATTTTTCCCCAATTAAAAAAGCTGTAAAATCTATAACGTAACAGTAAGTTATTATAGTCATCgtcatattaaaacttttaaatctgttAACATAAAACTTTATCTTCATATGAGTGAAGTCGGGTAGCAGCTGTTACATTGTGGCTCTCCACTTAACTGTACATCTCGGATTGGGAATTGAACCGCCAGTTAGGCAATGGTTTTAGTATAATTTtgagtaaatttattaataactccCTTGGTAAGGGAACTAacg
This Homalodisca vitripennis isolate AUS2020 chromosome 3, UT_GWSS_2.1, whole genome shotgun sequence DNA region includes the following protein-coding sequences:
- the LOC124358195 gene encoding extensin-like, with the translated sequence MFGNKPHAPPPPTHHHQSLSNIPFLTTHQYSPSLPHHTPKNYNDTLAPHDITPLGHSIVPTPISHYIAPHHLVNQTKSDTQTPQIHQSSPPKHTPHSHKHSPTPSDTHYPTTYPHRHYHSTCVILHSHTMNMKLPPHYPPPVSKSITVHHTTTLQHLK